In the Rhododendron vialii isolate Sample 1 chromosome 2a, ASM3025357v1 genome, TTTAAGGGTTGAGGCAGTGGCGAGACTTACTGAGCTTGGAAAGGTACAAATCCATACTTCACCTTATCATATGCTTTATCATATGCTtaaacttcatcttctttttttttgtaaacttcCAAAATTTGAACTTAAACAGTTTTTTGCGTCTTCAGCTTCCAATGTTGTGGAGGATATAGTTTCCTTGAAACTAAGTAATTGTTCTATCAGAACATAGATAGTACACAAGGCCCTTGCTTACATTATCAAAGGGGACGCAGTAGGTTGGAATCCTTATCCCCACAGTTTCTTAGGGAGGCTAATTCTGATGACTCAAAACCAGTGCCATAGGGCAAGGTTGAATGATATTAGGAATCCTGCCAAGTCACAACATAGAATGGTTGTTCCCTATGGATAGATGTCTTTTGGCCTGGAAGCCATTTGAGTGCTTTGGCATGTCCACCTTTGACGGAGGTCTTTCCTTAACTAAGACAATGTTGCATTAGAAATCTTGTCAAGCCAAATGGTTCACAAGAGATTGATTTTATGCATCATTCATATTTGATACAACTTAACTAAAATCATCACTACAAGGAAGCCAAAGGTTGTTAATCCAAACTTGTGGTTTCACAGGGGATCGCAATTGAAAAAATTCTTTACCTCTTTTCATGAATGGAACAATATAACCATTTGAGCTAGAAAATAGTGCCAAAGGAGGTAGAACCAAGGTAAAAGGTGTCATGTGAGTATGACTCTGGAAGGGGAACAGACACCCTACCAGCAAAAGATGTTGTCTATGAAATAGGAAAATTAACATGAGAGAAAGTATCACTTCTTGGAAGCCGACTTAAGAAATGCTAGTGTTGGTTTATAAAAGGAGAACATAAGTTGTTATTTGGTATTATAGACACACTTTATTGAATTTGACGGGTTGGTGATGGTTATCTCTGTACTCTTCTCACATATCATATTGGACTAAATGTGGTTCTTTACCTGTGATTATATTAGTTTCCTACTCTGACAGGTAAGTGATGCTGATGGCTATCTTGAGAGGACATACTTGAGCCCAGCTTCAATCAGAGCAGGAAGTCTTATTCGCGGCTGGATGGAGGAAGCTGGTTTGAGAACGTGAGCTTTCTATCTTCGATCACTCTTAGGGTCTGTTGCCCAGATTTGAGCATATGGGCTATAAATTCTGGGGACCACGTATTCTACGTTTGGTGGAAATTTTTGTGGTCAGGTTAATGTATGAAATTGCACTGAGAAAGGGGATTTATAATAACTTGGGAGATGCAGTATCATTAAAACCATTACAAATATTCCCTGAGGATTACATATCTTATGGGACTAGATATCGCTGCAATACTGGTCTAATCAAACAAGCGGgcccttattttttcttttggtaggtAACCATCACTCTTAGTGAGTGTTCTCCAGAAAGTTGATTATTATTATGGCTATTATCTAGGTGGGTGGACCAAATGGGAAACATTCATGGTCGTGTTGAAGGGATGAATGCGAGCTCCAAAGCTCTGTTAATCGGCTCTCATTTGGTGCAGTAATTTACTTCTCTAAGTTTAATTATGTTATCTTTTCCATTCAATTTATTTAGTATGAGTAACATACATCTGCACTTGTGCTCGACTTTTCTCTGATTCTGCAGGATACTGTAATTGATGCGGGGATGTTTGATGGTGCGCTCGGTATAATTTCTGCATTATCTGCAATGAAGGTTTTGAATGTCAATGGGCAGTTAGGAAAACTAAAGCGGCCAGTTGAGGTAGTTAAATACCAGAAATGATTTTATCATAGTATGCTTGTAGAAAAGTTGCCTGAGCTGATCTTTTCATGGTTCTACTATATTTTTGTTATGGTAATTTTGAATTGCTGAAGTCTATGATGCACGAACatggacacgggaattctaaaaaatggggacacggacatggcgggggacacgccacgtgtatatttattatttatatatacgATATACGCCAAGCTTCTACTAAGGGTGCCCTTAACTTGTTAAGTTAAGAActtcccctttcccgatcaaattttgatgatccgaactgttcaatgtgtgcagaacttgattttaagggAATATGcgaaaaatcggcaaaaaatatgaccgggaagggcttgatctgagcaatttttcataaaaactaAATGCAGTTTTGCTgattcttgcgggtacccttaaaatcatgttctgaacacattgagccactcagatcatcgcaaattggtcgggaaagggacgtccttaccgtattatggtaagggcgcccttataagaagatttgtgtgtgtgtgtatttcaatttttttccaagtttaaatggcaaaatgtggacaGAACGAAACATCTatagttccaataccattcaaacaaaacaagacatctaTAAGTTCTACACAAcccaattgaaaacaaaacatccATAGTAATAACAGTTTGACCCCCgataaaatcatgttctgaacacattgagccactcagatcatcgcaaattggtcgggaaagggacgtccttaccgtattatggtaagggcgcccttataagaagatttgtgtgtgtgtgtatttcaatttttttccaagtttaaatggcaaaatgtggacaGAACGAAACATCTatagttccaataccattcaaacaaaacaagacatctaTAAGTTCTACACAAcccaattgaaaacaaaacatccATAGTAATAACAGTTTGACCcccgaaaattaaaaaaaaaattattgtttgaCCTCcgccgtgtccccctcaaaaatttaaattaaattatttgacacgccacgtggcatgtCGGACACGTGTCTCACGCTTGTCCGAACACTGCGATACGTCGACCTccagaggtgtcggtgcttcataggctGAAGTTTACCTATGTTATGTACAACTTCCTGCCAAAGGGTTATTTAGTGGAACCATCTGAGGGATGTGATTACTGATGCTGTAGAAGTTTGGAAATATAATTTTAACAATTGTCAACACCATACTATATATAGTTTTTTGAACAAGCAAAGATTGTTAGATCCTGGCAATAAAGTAGAAAATCTTTCGGTGAgtaaaccaaaagaaaaaacacttgATATTGGCAGATATAATACCTTACAAACTGCTTGACCGTTCATTCTTCTAAGGCTTAATACGTACTTCAATGTCTATGATTGCTCAAATCATATGTACTCAAAAGTGATTTTGTTGTCCTTGATCACAGGGTTGAGGCTGTTTGATTTATTATTACTGTTTGAGCAGGCCCTTTGGATAAATTCGTAAATTAAGGCATAAATATTGTGGTTATCATGACCTTTAACTGGGACCTTAGTACAATTTTGCACAAAaattactttcctagatttttcctGTGTTAAGTAGCCAGTTGGAATTTTCTAGAACAAAGTTGACCGACCTAAGAAAgctaaaaactcatcaaaacCTTTGCTCCCCACTCCACAACTCTTTGAACAATTGTACACAACCGATGTCGGAGCATAAATATTGCATCACCACCAACATCCTTGTCACGATTATAGTCCTGTCATGCCAACCTAAAGCCATGAGAAATGACTTATTGAGATTTGAAACAGAAGCCGGATTTCAGTTTTCAACAGAAAACATTATctgttgaaaaatattttactcacATGTTGTCCAACAAAACAATAGAAAAGGATAAATCTATTTTACTGGAAACTAGTCTATGTCGGAAAAAGCGGAGCCTTAATGTCGTCCTTTCCCTGCTCTTGAATCTTGCATGTAATTCCCTAACTGAGGAAGTGTGATCATTTAGGACCATTTGTTTTATAGAAGGGCGTAGTCATGGGGTTTTGTGACATTTAACTGAGACCTACAATGCTGTTTTTCATTCTCTTGAACCTTGCAGATGATTGCATTTAGTGACGAAGAGGGAGTTAGATTTCAATCCACCTTTTTAGGAAGTGCTGCTCTTGCTGGTGTTTTACCGGTTTCAGCATTACAGATACAGGACAAAAGGTTGTCATCATTAGCTTGCATAATTATCTCTGAAATTTCTTGTGTTCAGTCAACTTATGGGTAGACCTTTTCAGTGGTGTAACATTGCAAAATCTTCTAAAGGAGAATTATATAGAAATTTCGGAGGAAAGCTTCTTTCAGCTCAAGTATAATTCAGAGTCTGTTTGGGGTTATATTGAGGTATTTCAGCATGTATTGAGTTCTGGAATTCTACACCATGGATGTGTGAATTCCATTTTGCTCTTGGCACTGTGAATTCCTATTTTGCCTTTGCTAATTTTTTGCTGCAGGTTCACATTGAACAAGGACCTGTGCTAGAATCGGTTGGCCTTCCTCTTGGTGTGGTGAAAGGCATAGCGGGACAGACAAGATTAAAGGTATTTGTCATACTACCAATGGATCaaaacctttctctttttgGAATTTTCCATGTCAATGAATTGCGCCAACTTGATTTTCTTATCTTTGGCCAGACATTTCTTTTACTCAATCAAGTGATctagtttttattgaacggaAGCCAATTGAATAGTCGTCGTTTGAACCCAAAGCATTATTGTCCGTCAGGCCCTTATAGCCTTCGGAGTCTTTTTGTATCCGTATCTTTTGCTTCATGCACACTTTGTCTCTTTCTGTAACTGTTTTGGAGTGTATACTTCAGTATCTCTGTGTGTTCTGCATGATAGGGCCTCTGATGGCCAAATTTGAAATCCCTTTATCCACCTTCTGTATTGAAACCCCTTTTGGCagccttttttttcccccaacaTTCTGCCTGGTTGTGTTCCGATTTATCTACTTCCCATGATTGTCAAATGCAgtgttacatggactcttctATTTTCCCCTTGGTACCCATGTCCACATATAAGACATCAGCTTCACATGGAtgggagagaatttttttttttttttccatgggAGAGAAATTTCTTGCTTTTTAATCTCATTGGATTTCAAGTAGATATCTCAAAAGTTTACAACATATTATCTGGAAATATTGTATAATGCGCAATACAGTTCGGAATCTCCTTACTCATCTAACTTTTGGATGCATATCTAATATCCTATGATCGATGTTTGCCAAGGTCTGATGCTTGGATGCACACCCCCACAGCCAATAGTTGTACCACTGTCCAAGTAACTTAGGTCTAACATCTATTGTTGCGAGTTTGTTGTGTTGAAAGACAAATCTAACCTATTAAATATGTTATAGTAGATCACAGACTCAAATTACAGGAATAGACTTGCCTGCCATCACTTTGCAGGTAACAGTGAGGGGCTCACAGGGACATGCTGGAACTGTCCCTATGTCTATGCGGCAGGATCCTATGGCTGCTGCCGCTGAATTAATAATGCTTCTGGAGAGTCTTTGTAAGCATCCAGATGATTTTCTCTCTTACGATGGTCACTGCAAAGGGGTTACAGCGGAATCTCTTGTGGGATCCCTTGTATGTACTGTTGGAGAGATATCATGCTGGCCAAGTGCAAGTAATGTCATTCCTGGAGAGGCAAGTACTCAGATCTCTTGTGACTGTCCATGACTAAGTTTGGACTAACTCAACTTtggccttttttgttttttttttggaggtcGTTAATGATATTGTTTCAATTCGTGCTCAATACATTAGGAATTGTCAATTTGTCTCCAAGAAACGAAAATATGAACTGTATTTTGAAAAAGGTTCATAAAAGACTAAATAAGCTAGAAATTTTTGATTATAttcatctttagtgaactttttttaattctattttcttttcaaattgcTTTTGTCGGGACGAACATTTGATCCAAAGACTTTGACCTAGAACTGAAATCTGAATAAAGTTCAGAAAAGACAAATTTGAGCTAAAAAATGTACCACAAAAAGTTGGAAaatagccttttttttttatattctatTATGAGAAAGGCTGTGTCTGGATTCTGACTTCCAAGGAAAAGGGAATAGaataagcaaataaataaatttagctTGTTTGTGCCgttgtcttttattttgttcCTTTATCTTGTA is a window encoding:
- the LOC131316445 gene encoding allantoate deiminase 2 isoform X3, with the protein product MTMVITHHLPIFSTCFVLSLLSTALSTHLCSDTQGISNDWFPEILRVEAVARLTELGKVSDADGYLERTYLSPASIRAGSLIRGWMEEAGLRTWVDQMGNIHGRVEGMNASSKALLIGSHLDTVIDAGMFDGALGIISALSAMKVLNVNGQLGKLKRPVEMIAFSDEEGVRFQSTFLGSAALAGVLPVSALQIQDKSGVTLQNLLKENYIEISEESFFQLKYNSESVWGYIEVHIEQGPVLESVGLPLGVVKGIAGQTRLKVTVRGSQGHAGTVPMSMRQDPMAAAAELIMLLESLCKHPDDFLSYDGHCKGVTAESLVGSLVCTVGEISCWPSASNVIPGETIFTVDVRAMDNMGREAVIYELSNRMHQICDRRSVSCIIERKHDANAVACDTGLSSQLKSAAYTAMTRMAGEVSDDVPVLMSGAGHDAMAMSHLTKVGMLFVRCRGGISHSPAEHVSDDDVWAAGLAILSFLETQL
- the LOC131316445 gene encoding allantoate deiminase 2 isoform X2 — encoded protein: MPSLHHSSPSIKTLSDTQMTMVITHHLPIFSTCFVLSLLSTALSTHLYSDTQGISNDWFPEILRVEAVARLTELGKVSDADGYLERTYLSPASIRAGSLIRGWMEEAGLRTWVDQMGNIHGRVEGMNASSKALLIGSHLDTVIDAGMFDGALGIISALSAMKVLNVNGQLGKLKRPVEMIAFSDEEGVRFQSTFLGSAALAGVLPVSALQIQDKSGVTLQNLLKENYIEISEESFFQLKYNSESVWGYIEVHIEQGPVLESVGLPLGVVKGIAGQTRLKVTVRGSQGHAGTVPMSMRQDPMAAAAELIMLLESLCKHPDDFLSYDGHCKGVTAESLVGSLVCTVGEISCWPSASNVIPGETIFTVDVRAMDNMGREAVIYELSNRMHQICDRRSVSCIIERKHDANAVACDTGLSSQLKSAAYTAMTRMAGEVSDDVPVLMSGAGHDAMAMSHLTKVGMLFVRCRGGISHSPAEHVSDDDVWAAGLAILSFLETQL
- the LOC131316445 gene encoding allantoate deiminase 2 isoform X1, coding for MPSLHHSSPSIKTLSDTQMTMVITHHLPIFSTCFVLSLLSTALSTHLYSGVEDTQGISNDWFPEILRVEAVARLTELGKVSDADGYLERTYLSPASIRAGSLIRGWMEEAGLRTWVDQMGNIHGRVEGMNASSKALLIGSHLDTVIDAGMFDGALGIISALSAMKVLNVNGQLGKLKRPVEMIAFSDEEGVRFQSTFLGSAALAGVLPVSALQIQDKSGVTLQNLLKENYIEISEESFFQLKYNSESVWGYIEVHIEQGPVLESVGLPLGVVKGIAGQTRLKVTVRGSQGHAGTVPMSMRQDPMAAAAELIMLLESLCKHPDDFLSYDGHCKGVTAESLVGSLVCTVGEISCWPSASNVIPGETIFTVDVRAMDNMGREAVIYELSNRMHQICDRRSVSCIIERKHDANAVACDTGLSSQLKSAAYTAMTRMAGEVSDDVPVLMSGAGHDAMAMSHLTKVGMLFVRCRGGISHSPAEHVSDDDVWAAGLAILSFLETQL
- the LOC131316445 gene encoding allantoate deiminase 2 isoform X4; protein product: MPSLHHSSPSIKTLSDTQMTMVITHHLPIFSTCFVLSLLSTALSTHLYSGVEDTQGISNDWFPEILRVEAVARLTELGKVSDADGYLERTYLSPASIRAGSLIRGWMEEAGLRTWVDQMGNIHGRVEGMNASSKALLIGSHLDTVIDAGMFDGALGIISALSAMKVLNVNGQLGKLKRPVEVHIEQGPVLESVGLPLGVVKGIAGQTRLKVTVRGSQGHAGTVPMSMRQDPMAAAAELIMLLESLCKHPDDFLSYDGHCKGVTAESLVGSLVCTVGEISCWPSASNVIPGETIFTVDVRAMDNMGREAVIYELSNRMHQICDRRSVSCIIERKHDANAVACDTGLSSQLKSAAYTAMTRMAGEVSDDVPVLMSGAGHDAMAMSHLTKVGMLFVRCRGGISHSPAEHVSDDDVWAAGLAILSFLETQL